A genomic stretch from Nocardia wallacei includes:
- a CDS encoding GIY-YIG nuclease family protein yields MRSGENIVEQRDEWVARVCEVLIGPYDEHPAFGAVETVPELGDPGLTCALLVARIAALTANGSSVAEVVEILVHDRNAARFRDDLTDLVKKVWWQIEWDGVVGSDRVNCGLRGWSPESTYRLMLELWSAHRRASTSDDKLKRELVRRWGIDDPDWLETCRTRRPNPLLAFPDTSASLHAESDVRAANLAAYGVGGSELSAKAWDWWSSRLAFGILDARHLFAVGGDLVRWRQAQQVLRPVGDPDLHGPMSRAIQIIEDGLGAMAEAVDGLSTLERELLGERSDEINFQECCLATVVRWSCYGTGLPRFVETYGVQGSWGDGADAAHGLWGPLPWWVITVLDGDQERAARATLREGTLPLGIEQNSAASHRLTLVVRRPRTGEPGLRASFMFDLTNPAHAGELLLIGRRGGVCVDLVRVPDYDSMDPDDDDVQDLAPTELGTVSVEAGGELARLLIERASQALQKFVSEEWESNHQGEIQSLQQALEGCGRPAVGSYSPSKRRVRVTAHERRDDGIVLETDDPPSATTDFGPLRFKIERSPKIVSPPRPSRAQDAGFVYVLRNPGIPGMLKIGFSHRLSEDRADELFSTAVPFPFEVLYRAYTSRPRDVEQAVHRLLAAHRVAANREFFRVSLESAKEAIRHCQELVTGIESWDPLPEMRLLHAGDRVVLPLKDSQLLILTAFSNILAPNADVVDLWQAHSDGDLLELHLTYDAGQVHGLSDSDPDGVEDPVPYLNRDKSAPNGWLHGRERLTPGDRLSWLSHPDAAHKLHVVFEICDPCQVTYRTWNPQKSPEGSPMLLNFVTRTLDEAVKVEVRKALTLGVPRSWAPRNPDSAEWVQPASRSTGPEDWLPQLRPRRGRGRPPSATAAD; encoded by the coding sequence ATGCGTTCTGGGGAGAATATTGTTGAGCAACGCGATGAGTGGGTAGCCCGGGTCTGTGAGGTGCTGATCGGCCCATACGACGAACACCCGGCCTTCGGTGCGGTTGAGACGGTCCCTGAGTTGGGGGACCCTGGATTGACCTGTGCATTGCTGGTCGCGCGAATCGCTGCGCTTACTGCTAATGGGAGTTCGGTTGCTGAGGTCGTGGAGATACTGGTTCACGATCGAAACGCTGCCAGGTTCCGGGATGACCTGACTGATCTCGTTAAGAAAGTCTGGTGGCAAATCGAATGGGATGGCGTGGTCGGGTCAGACCGGGTCAACTGCGGTTTGCGGGGTTGGAGCCCTGAGAGCACCTATCGCCTGATGCTGGAACTCTGGTCGGCGCATCGCCGGGCATCCACCTCCGATGACAAGCTCAAACGAGAGTTGGTTCGCCGGTGGGGTATTGATGATCCGGATTGGCTCGAGACCTGTCGAACTCGTCGACCGAACCCACTGCTGGCATTCCCCGACACGTCTGCCAGCTTGCATGCCGAATCCGATGTCAGGGCGGCGAACCTGGCTGCGTACGGCGTCGGAGGCAGCGAGCTGAGCGCGAAGGCTTGGGACTGGTGGTCGAGTCGGCTGGCGTTCGGGATATTGGATGCCAGGCATCTGTTCGCGGTCGGCGGTGACTTGGTTCGCTGGCGCCAAGCCCAACAGGTACTGCGTCCGGTGGGCGATCCGGACTTGCATGGGCCGATGTCGCGGGCGATACAGATTATCGAGGACGGGCTCGGAGCTATGGCCGAGGCCGTCGATGGGCTGAGCACTCTGGAGCGCGAACTTCTGGGTGAGCGCTCGGACGAGATCAATTTTCAGGAGTGCTGCCTCGCGACCGTGGTGAGGTGGTCGTGCTACGGGACTGGATTGCCACGGTTCGTGGAAACCTATGGCGTGCAGGGTAGCTGGGGAGATGGTGCCGATGCCGCGCACGGCCTGTGGGGGCCGTTGCCGTGGTGGGTAATCACTGTGCTCGACGGCGATCAGGAAAGGGCGGCTCGAGCGACCTTGCGCGAGGGCACTCTACCGCTCGGTATCGAGCAGAATTCCGCCGCTTCCCATCGGCTGACGTTGGTTGTCCGTCGACCTCGAACGGGTGAACCGGGCCTGCGTGCCTCCTTCATGTTCGACCTGACCAATCCTGCTCATGCAGGCGAGTTGCTGTTGATCGGCCGACGAGGTGGGGTCTGTGTCGATTTGGTGAGAGTGCCCGACTATGACTCGATGGACCCAGATGATGACGACGTGCAGGATCTGGCGCCGACCGAGCTGGGCACGGTGAGTGTCGAGGCAGGTGGTGAGCTGGCCCGACTTCTGATCGAGCGTGCTTCCCAGGCTCTCCAAAAATTCGTGTCAGAAGAATGGGAGTCCAACCACCAGGGAGAGATCCAATCGCTCCAGCAGGCACTGGAGGGCTGCGGGAGGCCGGCAGTAGGCAGCTATTCGCCCTCCAAGCGTCGTGTCCGGGTGACTGCTCACGAACGAAGAGATGACGGCATCGTCCTAGAAACCGATGATCCGCCCAGCGCCACGACGGACTTCGGGCCGCTCCGCTTCAAGATCGAACGGTCACCGAAAATTGTCTCTCCGCCGCGACCGTCACGAGCCCAGGACGCCGGATTTGTGTATGTTCTCCGTAACCCCGGCATTCCCGGAATGCTCAAGATCGGCTTCTCGCATCGGTTGTCGGAAGATCGTGCCGATGAGCTGTTCAGTACGGCCGTGCCGTTCCCGTTCGAGGTGCTGTATCGCGCGTACACCTCCCGTCCCCGCGATGTCGAGCAGGCTGTTCACCGACTACTCGCCGCACACCGTGTCGCCGCGAACCGCGAGTTCTTCCGGGTCAGCCTCGAATCGGCAAAGGAGGCGATTCGGCACTGCCAGGAACTCGTCACGGGAATCGAGAGCTGGGATCCGCTACCGGAAATGCGCCTGCTTCATGCCGGTGACCGGGTTGTGCTGCCCCTTAAAGACAGTCAGTTGCTGATACTGACCGCCTTCTCCAACATACTGGCGCCGAACGCCGACGTGGTCGATCTATGGCAAGCTCATTCAGACGGGGACCTGCTCGAACTACATCTCACGTATGACGCCGGGCAAGTACATGGTCTCAGTGACTCCGACCCCGACGGTGTCGAAGACCCAGTCCCGTACCTGAATCGGGACAAATCCGCGCCCAATGGTTGGCTCCATGGCAGGGAACGGCTGACCCCGGGTGACCGGCTCAGCTGGCTTTCGCACCCGGACGCCGCCCACAAACTCCATGTGGTCTTCGAAATCTGCGATCCCTGTCAGGTTACCTACCGAACCTGGAACCCGCAGAAAAGCCCCGAAGGTTCGCCGATGCTGCTCAACTTTGTTACGCGCACTCTGGACGAAGCCGTGAAGGTTGAGGTCAGGAAGGCGCTCACGCTGGGGGTACCACGAAGTTGGGCTCCTCGAAATCCGGACTCGGCAGAGTGGGTGCAACCGGCGTCCCGCTCGACTGGTCCAGAAGACTGGCTGCCGCAGCTGCGACCCCGTCGAGGCCGTGGACGCCCGCCCTCTGCTACTGCCGCCGATTGA
- a CDS encoding IS630 family transposase, giving the protein MARKPDVFVRAVTPQEGRKLAQVARRSKQPVRMRRAIVVMASAQHQPVPMIAKLMQVSESYVRQVIHDFNEKGFDALDPKWSAGRPAKTDQATRDRICSIARCCPRDLGWPFSVWSLSKLVEVLRHNDIADISRETLRQILKAGGVSWQATKTWKASNDPDFVEKMNRVLDLYDNPPADGRVACIDEFGPLNLQPRPGRGWFDRRTPRRLRATYHRTQGVRHMFGALDLSTGQLFYRIRDRKRWTEFLTFLKSLRRRWPGQRLYLIADNYSVHKRREVRQWCAANDVELVFVPTYSSWLNRIECEFSALRYFALNGTDHRSHGEQDDAIGTYIRWRNQHAEPIRDFAVGSKIRHPDYLPKVA; this is encoded by the coding sequence CCGCCGCAGTAAGCAGCCGGTGCGGATGCGGCGGGCGATCGTGGTGATGGCCTCGGCGCAGCATCAGCCGGTGCCGATGATCGCGAAGCTGATGCAGGTGTCGGAATCGTATGTGCGGCAAGTGATCCACGACTTCAACGAGAAGGGTTTCGACGCGCTCGACCCAAAATGGAGCGCGGGCAGGCCGGCGAAGACCGATCAGGCGACACGTGATCGGATCTGTTCCATTGCCCGGTGCTGCCCGCGTGATCTGGGCTGGCCGTTCTCAGTGTGGAGTCTGTCGAAACTGGTAGAGGTGTTGCGGCACAACGATATCGCCGACATCAGCCGGGAAACGCTGCGCCAGATCCTCAAAGCCGGTGGGGTGTCGTGGCAGGCCACCAAGACCTGGAAGGCCAGCAATGACCCGGATTTCGTCGAGAAGATGAACCGGGTCCTGGACCTGTACGACAATCCTCCCGCCGACGGGCGCGTGGCCTGCATCGACGAGTTCGGGCCGCTGAATCTGCAACCCCGGCCCGGTCGCGGCTGGTTCGACCGGCGAACGCCGAGGCGGCTGCGGGCGACCTATCACCGCACCCAGGGTGTGCGGCACATGTTCGGCGCACTGGACCTGAGCACAGGACAGCTGTTCTACCGAATCCGCGACCGGAAACGCTGGACCGAGTTCCTGACCTTTCTCAAATCCCTGCGCCGCCGATGGCCGGGCCAGAGGTTGTATCTGATCGCGGACAACTATTCGGTGCACAAGCGTCGCGAGGTTCGGCAATGGTGCGCTGCCAACGATGTGGAACTGGTGTTCGTGCCGACCTATTCGTCCTGGTTGAACCGCATCGAGTGCGAGTTCTCCGCGCTGCGGTACTTCGCTCTCAACGGCACCGACCACCGCAGCCACGGCGAACAGGACGACGCGATCGGCACCTACATCCGCTGGCGCAACCAGCACGCCGAACCGATCCGCGACTTCGCCGTCGGATCGAAGATCCGGCACCCCGATTACCTACCGAAGGTTGCCTGA